One Aethina tumida isolate Nest 87 chromosome 5, icAetTumi1.1, whole genome shotgun sequence genomic window carries:
- the LOC109603854 gene encoding protein numb isoform X3, whose protein sequence is MDKLRRSFRDSFRRRRDRVPESSKPHQWQADESAVRSGTCTFAVKYLGCVEVFDSRGMQVCEEALKVLRGSRRRPVRAVLHVSGDGLRVVEDETKGLIVDQTIEKVSFCAPDRNHERGFSYICRDGTTRRWMCHGFLALRESGERLSHAVGCAFAVCLERKQKRDKECGVTMMFDSKNNTFTRTGSFRQSSLTEKMERGIDVGPTKPTPVNPFAIERPHATPSMLQRQGSCRGFSTLGQNSPFKRQMSLRVNELPSNTARLNQYNTPTSPTNTNKPQVSPIPEISPGDPVTALCQQLSQGLSQLTNSDDFNFNNQTSVNQNTLNLNVTTINNTYNQSITSTPSVTTNITPVSLNFSPGVSKTVTPNRSVNNSISSNASLPKPDQWLGQIVGGTSPVLSKMDGSPRRTPSIGAHSRAMSLDSGAETYPRSTQPDPFDAEWASVAARQNTNSTNPFLSTNTAPKAFQIQL, encoded by the exons ATGGACAAGTTACGGAGGTCGTTCCGGGATTCCTTCCGGAGACGGAGGGACCGGGTCCCTGAAAGTTCTAAACCACACCAGTGGCAGGCGGACGAGTCTGCAGTCAGATCCGGTACCTGCACATTCGCCGTCAAATATCTCGGATGCGTCGAGGTATTCGACTCACGGGGGATGCAGGTCTGCGAGGAGGCACTCAAAGTTTTAAgg gGATCAAGACGCCGACCAGTAAGGGCCGTACTGCACGTGAGTGGTGACGGACTGAGGGTGGTGGAGGACGAAACGAAGGGTCTGATAGTCGACCAAACGATAGAAAAAGTCTCGTTCTGTGCCCCAGATCGAAACCACGAGCGAGGCTTCAGCTACATATGCCGAGACGGGACCACCAGAAGATGGATGTGCCACGGATTCCTCGCGCTGCGCGAGTCCGGGGAGCGGCTCTCTCACGCCGTCGGTTGTGCCTTTGCCGTGTGTTTGGAGCGGAAACAAAAGAGAGATAAGGAGTGTGGTGTTACCATGATGTTCGACAGCAAGAACAACACGTTTACCAGAACAGGGTCGTTCAGACAGTCCAGTCTGACGGAGAAGATGGAACGAGGCATTGACGTGGGACCAACGAAACCCACACCGGTGAATCCGTTCGCAATAGAACGGCCCCACGCCACACCCAGCATGTTACAGAGACAAGGTAGCTGTAGGGGTTTCAGCACTTTGGGCCAGAACTCGCCGTTCAAGCGACAAATGTCGTTGCGCGTGAACGAGCTGCCCAGCAACACGGCACGTCTCAACCAGTACAACACCCCCACCTCGCCGACGAACACCAACAAGCCACAGGTCTCCCCAATTCCAGAGATCTCACCCGGCGATCCGGTGACCGCCTTATGCCAGCAACTGTCGCAGGGACTGAGTCAATTAACCAACAGCGACGACTTCAACTTCAACAATCAGACGTCGGTCAATCAGAACACACTCAACCTGAACGTCACCACGATCAACAACACGTACAACCAGTCAATTACGTCGACTCCGTCGGTCACCACCAACATAACACCGGTCAGCCTCAACTTCAGCCCGGGTGTGAGCAAAACTGTCACTCCCAACCGCTCAGTAAACAACAGTATTAGTTCCAACGCGAGCCTGCCCAAGCCTGATCAATGGCTGGGGCAAATCGTCGGCGGGACCTCCCCAGTTTTGAGCAAAATGGATGGCTCACCAAGGAGGACGCCTTCTATCGGAGCACATTCCAGAGCCATGTCGCTCGATTCTGGCGCCGAAACTTATCCTAGATCGACCCAACCCGATCCCTTCGACGCCGAATGGGCCTCAGTGGCGGCAAGACAAAACACGAACAGCACTAATCCGTTCTTGTCGACGAACACCGCACCAAAAGCGTTTCAGATCCAGCTGTAG
- the LOC109603854 gene encoding protein numb isoform X1, protein MGNHPSNHIPLERNLSKFGDVHARRSLRSPRRMDKLRRSFRDSFRRRRDRVPESSKPHQWQADESAVRSGTCTFAVKYLGCVEVFDSRGMQVCEEALKVLRGSRRRPVRAVLHVSGDGLRVVEDETKGLIVDQTIEKVSFCAPDRNHERGFSYICRDGTTRRWMCHGFLALRESGERLSHAVGCAFAVCLERKQKRDKECGVTMMFDSKNNTFTRTGSFRQSSLTEKMERGIDVGPTKPTPVNPFAIERPHATPSMLQRQGSCRGFSTLGQNSPFKRQMSLRVNELPSNTARLNQYNTPTSPTNTNKPQVSPIPEISPGDPVTALCQQLSQGLSQLTNSDDFNFNNQTSVNQNTLNLNVTTINNTYNQSITSTPSVTTNITPVSLNFSPGVSKTVTPNRSVNNSISSNASLPKPDQWLGQIVGGTSPVLSKMDGSPRRTPSIGAHSRAMSLDSGAETYPRSTQPDPFDAEWASVAARQNTNSTNPFLSTNTAPKAFQIQL, encoded by the exons AGGCGAAGTTTGCGGTCGCCCCGAAGGATGGACAAGTTACGGAGGTCGTTCCGGGATTCCTTCCGGAGACGGAGGGACCGGGTCCCTGAAAGTTCTAAACCACACCAGTGGCAGGCGGACGAGTCTGCAGTCAGATCCGGTACCTGCACATTCGCCGTCAAATATCTCGGATGCGTCGAGGTATTCGACTCACGGGGGATGCAGGTCTGCGAGGAGGCACTCAAAGTTTTAAgg gGATCAAGACGCCGACCAGTAAGGGCCGTACTGCACGTGAGTGGTGACGGACTGAGGGTGGTGGAGGACGAAACGAAGGGTCTGATAGTCGACCAAACGATAGAAAAAGTCTCGTTCTGTGCCCCAGATCGAAACCACGAGCGAGGCTTCAGCTACATATGCCGAGACGGGACCACCAGAAGATGGATGTGCCACGGATTCCTCGCGCTGCGCGAGTCCGGGGAGCGGCTCTCTCACGCCGTCGGTTGTGCCTTTGCCGTGTGTTTGGAGCGGAAACAAAAGAGAGATAAGGAGTGTGGTGTTACCATGATGTTCGACAGCAAGAACAACACGTTTACCAGAACAGGGTCGTTCAGACAGTCCAGTCTGACGGAGAAGATGGAACGAGGCATTGACGTGGGACCAACGAAACCCACACCGGTGAATCCGTTCGCAATAGAACGGCCCCACGCCACACCCAGCATGTTACAGAGACAAGGTAGCTGTAGGGGTTTCAGCACTTTGGGCCAGAACTCGCCGTTCAAGCGACAAATGTCGTTGCGCGTGAACGAGCTGCCCAGCAACACGGCACGTCTCAACCAGTACAACACCCCCACCTCGCCGACGAACACCAACAAGCCACAGGTCTCCCCAATTCCAGAGATCTCACCCGGCGATCCGGTGACCGCCTTATGCCAGCAACTGTCGCAGGGACTGAGTCAATTAACCAACAGCGACGACTTCAACTTCAACAATCAGACGTCGGTCAATCAGAACACACTCAACCTGAACGTCACCACGATCAACAACACGTACAACCAGTCAATTACGTCGACTCCGTCGGTCACCACCAACATAACACCGGTCAGCCTCAACTTCAGCCCGGGTGTGAGCAAAACTGTCACTCCCAACCGCTCAGTAAACAACAGTATTAGTTCCAACGCGAGCCTGCCCAAGCCTGATCAATGGCTGGGGCAAATCGTCGGCGGGACCTCCCCAGTTTTGAGCAAAATGGATGGCTCACCAAGGAGGACGCCTTCTATCGGAGCACATTCCAGAGCCATGTCGCTCGATTCTGGCGCCGAAACTTATCCTAGATCGACCCAACCCGATCCCTTCGACGCCGAATGGGCCTCAGTGGCGGCAAGACAAAACACGAACAGCACTAATCCGTTCTTGTCGACGAACACCGCACCAAAAGCGTTTCAGATCCAGCTGTAG
- the LOC109603854 gene encoding protein numb isoform X2, translated as MEWIRRSLRSPRRMDKLRRSFRDSFRRRRDRVPESSKPHQWQADESAVRSGTCTFAVKYLGCVEVFDSRGMQVCEEALKVLRGSRRRPVRAVLHVSGDGLRVVEDETKGLIVDQTIEKVSFCAPDRNHERGFSYICRDGTTRRWMCHGFLALRESGERLSHAVGCAFAVCLERKQKRDKECGVTMMFDSKNNTFTRTGSFRQSSLTEKMERGIDVGPTKPTPVNPFAIERPHATPSMLQRQGSCRGFSTLGQNSPFKRQMSLRVNELPSNTARLNQYNTPTSPTNTNKPQVSPIPEISPGDPVTALCQQLSQGLSQLTNSDDFNFNNQTSVNQNTLNLNVTTINNTYNQSITSTPSVTTNITPVSLNFSPGVSKTVTPNRSVNNSISSNASLPKPDQWLGQIVGGTSPVLSKMDGSPRRTPSIGAHSRAMSLDSGAETYPRSTQPDPFDAEWASVAARQNTNSTNPFLSTNTAPKAFQIQL; from the exons AGGCGAAGTTTGCGGTCGCCCCGAAGGATGGACAAGTTACGGAGGTCGTTCCGGGATTCCTTCCGGAGACGGAGGGACCGGGTCCCTGAAAGTTCTAAACCACACCAGTGGCAGGCGGACGAGTCTGCAGTCAGATCCGGTACCTGCACATTCGCCGTCAAATATCTCGGATGCGTCGAGGTATTCGACTCACGGGGGATGCAGGTCTGCGAGGAGGCACTCAAAGTTTTAAgg gGATCAAGACGCCGACCAGTAAGGGCCGTACTGCACGTGAGTGGTGACGGACTGAGGGTGGTGGAGGACGAAACGAAGGGTCTGATAGTCGACCAAACGATAGAAAAAGTCTCGTTCTGTGCCCCAGATCGAAACCACGAGCGAGGCTTCAGCTACATATGCCGAGACGGGACCACCAGAAGATGGATGTGCCACGGATTCCTCGCGCTGCGCGAGTCCGGGGAGCGGCTCTCTCACGCCGTCGGTTGTGCCTTTGCCGTGTGTTTGGAGCGGAAACAAAAGAGAGATAAGGAGTGTGGTGTTACCATGATGTTCGACAGCAAGAACAACACGTTTACCAGAACAGGGTCGTTCAGACAGTCCAGTCTGACGGAGAAGATGGAACGAGGCATTGACGTGGGACCAACGAAACCCACACCGGTGAATCCGTTCGCAATAGAACGGCCCCACGCCACACCCAGCATGTTACAGAGACAAGGTAGCTGTAGGGGTTTCAGCACTTTGGGCCAGAACTCGCCGTTCAAGCGACAAATGTCGTTGCGCGTGAACGAGCTGCCCAGCAACACGGCACGTCTCAACCAGTACAACACCCCCACCTCGCCGACGAACACCAACAAGCCACAGGTCTCCCCAATTCCAGAGATCTCACCCGGCGATCCGGTGACCGCCTTATGCCAGCAACTGTCGCAGGGACTGAGTCAATTAACCAACAGCGACGACTTCAACTTCAACAATCAGACGTCGGTCAATCAGAACACACTCAACCTGAACGTCACCACGATCAACAACACGTACAACCAGTCAATTACGTCGACTCCGTCGGTCACCACCAACATAACACCGGTCAGCCTCAACTTCAGCCCGGGTGTGAGCAAAACTGTCACTCCCAACCGCTCAGTAAACAACAGTATTAGTTCCAACGCGAGCCTGCCCAAGCCTGATCAATGGCTGGGGCAAATCGTCGGCGGGACCTCCCCAGTTTTGAGCAAAATGGATGGCTCACCAAGGAGGACGCCTTCTATCGGAGCACATTCCAGAGCCATGTCGCTCGATTCTGGCGCCGAAACTTATCCTAGATCGACCCAACCCGATCCCTTCGACGCCGAATGGGCCTCAGTGGCGGCAAGACAAAACACGAACAGCACTAATCCGTTCTTGTCGACGAACACCGCACCAAAAGCGTTTCAGATCCAGCTGTAG